In Sphingomonas sp. LR60, the following are encoded in one genomic region:
- the rpmE gene encoding 50S ribosomal protein L31, whose product MKKDTHPDYHMIKVQMTDGTVYETRSTWGKEGDTMTLEIDPLAHPAWTGGRGQLLDSGGQVARFNKRFGGGLTLRK is encoded by the coding sequence ATGAAGAAAGACACGCATCCCGACTATCACATGATCAAGGTCCAGATGACCGACGGCACTGTGTACGAGACCCGCTCCACCTGGGGCAAGGAAGGCGACACGATGACGCTGGAAATCGACCCGTTGGCGCACCCGGCATGGACCGGTGGTCGTGGTCAGCTGCTTGATTCGGGCGGCCAGGTCGCGCGCTTCAACAAGCGCTTCGGTGGTGGGCTCACGCTGCGCAAGTAA
- the bamA gene encoding outer membrane protein assembly factor BamA encodes MLAGVPLAATAQTRPAQTRPAAKVPARAAATTPAAATTQAAQAPAIAQPAARTITTLRVEGTQRIEPETALSYTKLRQGDSYTNETLDQAIKDLYASDLFADVQIDGAATGNIVIRVRENPIINRVIFEGNKRLKEDKIGKEVRLKPRQIFTRSAVRADVARIIELYRRQGRFAATVQPKMVSLDQNRVDVIFEVTEGPKSKVRQINIIGNKVFDAGKLRAQMATKEARFYRLLSSGTSYDQDRLAYDQQKLRQFYLTEGYADFRVTSAVAELTPDRKDFIITYVVEEGPRYKFGDVTVDSDIRDFDGKKLAAGLPIKKGDWYNAKAVEDTVDNLSETAGLFGYAFSNTQPEFQRDRETLTMSINFHIGQAQRTYVERVDITGNTQTQDKVIRREVRLGEGDAFNSFQVKRSQDRINSLGFFQDKFEIKQTPGSAPDRVVLDANVEERSTGQLQLSAGFSSLERFIIQANITQNNFRGKGQTLSAGVNYSTYSKSIQLGFTEPYVFDKNIALGVDVFRRDYNAFNFIGTNRNTTYSQVSTGFQVRTGVPLTEYWQLAGRYGFNYDEVGLDQNSFYTNGKCDPLKAGRYLCDSLGNRLTSSVGYSLIFDSLNSRLRPTAGQRFVFSQDFAGLGGDVKYIRSKLDFSKFVNIGGGFIGSFVGEGGYIKSLEKSRGEGIDRIRINDRFYLGEPQFRGFDIRGVGPRVQRRYYTTDAAGKQVLITDRDQLVDDALGGTAYYLGRFELEIPLGSGAREMGLRPSIYAQFGSLFNITRPLPTAVFPTTTDASGNTIVLPLPVKDGAGNPLFSYVNAAGVLVPTTCAAGIPNGNGGCNGIVPNSPQIASQPFDERFLGNSAQPRVSIGIGVNWNSPFGPLRIDLAKALVSQAGDDRKLITFNVGTQF; translated from the coding sequence ATGCTGGCCGGTGTGCCGCTGGCCGCGACCGCCCAGACGCGCCCAGCCCAGACCCGCCCCGCCGCCAAGGTGCCGGCACGCGCAGCGGCCACGACGCCAGCGGCCGCTACGACGCAGGCCGCGCAGGCGCCCGCGATCGCACAGCCGGCCGCGCGCACGATCACGACCTTGCGGGTCGAGGGTACGCAGCGCATCGAGCCGGAGACCGCGCTGAGCTATACCAAGCTGCGGCAGGGCGACAGCTACACCAACGAGACGCTCGATCAGGCGATCAAGGACCTGTACGCCAGCGACCTGTTCGCCGACGTGCAGATCGACGGTGCGGCGACCGGCAATATCGTGATTCGCGTGCGCGAGAACCCGATCATCAACCGCGTGATCTTCGAGGGCAATAAGCGCCTGAAGGAAGACAAGATCGGTAAGGAGGTCCGCCTCAAGCCGCGTCAGATCTTCACCCGATCGGCGGTACGTGCCGACGTCGCGCGCATCATCGAGCTGTATCGCCGCCAGGGCCGCTTCGCGGCGACCGTGCAGCCGAAGATGGTCAGCCTCGACCAGAACCGCGTCGACGTGATCTTCGAGGTCACTGAGGGTCCAAAGTCGAAGGTTCGCCAGATCAACATCATCGGCAACAAGGTGTTCGACGCGGGCAAGCTGCGCGCGCAGATGGCGACCAAGGAAGCGCGCTTCTATCGCCTGCTGTCGTCGGGCACGTCCTACGATCAGGATCGGCTTGCCTACGACCAGCAGAAGCTGCGGCAATTCTATCTGACCGAAGGCTATGCCGATTTCCGCGTGACCTCGGCGGTGGCCGAGCTGACTCCGGACCGCAAGGACTTCATCATAACCTATGTGGTGGAAGAAGGGCCGCGCTATAAGTTCGGCGACGTGACGGTCGACAGCGACATCCGCGACTTCGACGGCAAGAAGCTCGCCGCGGGGCTGCCGATCAAGAAGGGCGACTGGTATAACGCCAAGGCGGTCGAGGACACGGTCGACAATCTGAGCGAGACGGCCGGGCTGTTCGGCTATGCGTTCAGCAACACGCAGCCCGAGTTCCAGCGTGATCGCGAAACGCTGACCATGTCGATCAACTTCCACATCGGTCAGGCCCAGCGCACCTACGTCGAGCGCGTCGACATCACCGGCAACACGCAGACGCAGGACAAGGTCATCCGTCGCGAAGTGCGCCTGGGCGAGGGCGATGCCTTCAACAGCTTCCAGGTGAAGCGTTCGCAGGACCGCATCAACTCGCTGGGCTTCTTCCAGGACAAGTTCGAGATCAAGCAGACGCCGGGCTCCGCGCCCGACCGCGTCGTGCTCGATGCGAATGTCGAGGAACGCTCGACCGGGCAGTTGCAGCTCTCGGCCGGCTTCTCGAGCCTCGAGCGGTTCATCATCCAGGCGAACATCACGCAGAACAACTTCCGCGGCAAGGGGCAGACGCTCAGCGCGGGCGTGAACTATTCGACCTATTCGAAGTCGATCCAGCTCGGCTTCACCGAGCCGTACGTGTTCGACAAGAACATCGCGCTGGGCGTCGATGTTTTCCGCCGCGATTACAATGCGTTCAACTTCATCGGCACCAATCGCAACACCACGTACAGCCAGGTTTCGACCGGGTTCCAGGTCCGAACCGGCGTACCGCTGACCGAATATTGGCAGCTTGCCGGTCGTTATGGCTTCAATTATGATGAAGTCGGTTTGGACCAGAACAGCTTCTATACCAACGGCAAGTGCGATCCGCTGAAGGCCGGGCGCTATCTCTGCGACTCACTGGGCAACCGCCTGACGTCGTCGGTCGGCTATTCGCTGATCTTCGACAGCCTCAACAGCCGCTTGCGCCCGACCGCGGGTCAGCGCTTCGTGTTCAGCCAAGACTTCGCCGGTCTCGGCGGCGATGTGAAATATATCCGTTCGAAGCTGGACTTCTCGAAGTTCGTGAACATCGGGGGAGGATTCATCGGCTCGTTCGTCGGCGAGGGCGGCTATATCAAGTCGCTCGAGAAGTCGCGCGGGGAGGGGATCGACCGGATCCGTATCAACGACCGCTTCTATCTCGGCGAGCCGCAGTTCCGTGGCTTCGACATTCGTGGCGTCGGGCCGCGCGTGCAGCGTCGTTATTATACCACCGACGCCGCGGGCAAGCAGGTGCTGATCACCGATCGCGACCAGTTGGTCGACGACGCGCTGGGCGGCACGGCTTATTACCTCGGCCGCTTCGAGCTCGAGATTCCGCTCGGCTCCGGCGCGCGCGAGATGGGGCTGCGGCCGTCGATCTATGCGCAGTTCGGCAGCCTGTTCAATATCACGCGTCCGCTGCCGACGGCGGTCTTCCCGACCACGACCGACGCCAGTGGCAACACGATCGTGCTGCCGTTGCCAGTCAAGGACGGCGCCGGCAACCCGCTCTTCTCGTACGTCAACGCCGCGGGTGTGCTGGTGCCGACGACCTGCGCCGCCGGCATTCCGAACGGCAACGGCGGATGTAACGGCATCGTCCCCAACTCGCCGCAAATCGCGTCGCAGCCGTTCGACGAACGCTTCCTCGGCAATTCGGCGCAGCCGCGCGTGTCGATCGGCATCGGCGTAAACTGGAATTCGCCGTTCGGCCCGCTGCGTATCGACCTCGCCAAGGCGCTGGTCTCGCAGGCAGGCGACGACCGCAAGCTTATCACCTTCAACGTAGGGACTCAGTTCTGA
- a CDS encoding M50 family metallopeptidase, giving the protein MIQTPGLLLTVFAFALVIGPLVFIHEMGHYLAGRWFGVKADAFSIGFGREVVGWTDKRGTRWKLAWLPLGGYVKFAGDMNPASQPTGEWLALSPAERAQTFQAKPVWQRAIIVAAGPFVNFVLAILILAGFALAYGDARTPSLVGQAIPGTAAAAAGLQPGDRVTALGGRPVETFEDMVRFVKIRAGERVRVDYLRGTTPASVEAVIGTQEQRDRFGNSYKVGLLGISPAAPVIEPVGVLEAPVIAVRRTGQIVEMMVETIGQIISGRRSVKELGGPLSIAKVSGEQMTLGPDAFVFLIALVSINLGFINLLPVPMLDGGHLLFYAIEAVRRRPVAPEAVEWAYRGGLVAVLALMLLATFNDLGNYGLWRHLAGLIG; this is encoded by the coding sequence TTGATCCAGACACCCGGACTTTTGCTGACCGTCTTCGCCTTCGCTCTGGTGATCGGTCCGCTCGTCTTCATCCATGAGATGGGGCATTATCTCGCCGGACGCTGGTTCGGCGTGAAGGCAGACGCCTTCTCGATCGGCTTCGGACGCGAGGTCGTGGGGTGGACCGACAAGCGTGGGACGCGCTGGAAGCTGGCGTGGCTGCCGCTGGGGGGCTACGTCAAGTTTGCGGGCGACATGAACCCGGCCAGTCAGCCGACCGGCGAGTGGCTGGCCCTTTCTCCAGCGGAGCGGGCGCAGACATTCCAGGCGAAGCCGGTCTGGCAGCGCGCGATCATCGTTGCCGCCGGACCATTCGTGAACTTCGTGCTCGCGATCCTGATCCTCGCCGGCTTCGCGCTCGCTTACGGCGACGCGCGGACGCCCAGCTTGGTCGGGCAGGCGATCCCCGGCACCGCAGCGGCAGCGGCAGGCTTGCAGCCGGGCGACCGGGTGACGGCGCTGGGCGGACGACCGGTCGAGACGTTCGAGGACATGGTCCGCTTTGTGAAGATCCGCGCGGGGGAGCGGGTGCGTGTCGACTATTTGCGCGGCACGACCCCCGCGAGCGTCGAGGCGGTGATCGGGACGCAGGAACAGCGCGACCGCTTCGGCAACAGCTACAAGGTCGGATTGCTCGGTATCTCGCCGGCAGCTCCGGTGATCGAACCCGTCGGCGTGCTCGAAGCACCGGTGATCGCGGTGCGGCGTACCGGACAGATCGTCGAGATGATGGTCGAGACGATCGGGCAGATCATTTCGGGTCGTCGGTCGGTCAAGGAACTCGGCGGCCCGCTGTCGATCGCAAAGGTGTCCGGCGAGCAGATGACGCTGGGACCGGACGCGTTCGTTTTCCTGATCGCTTTGGTGTCGATCAATCTCGGGTTCATCAACCTGCTGCCAGTGCCGATGCTCGATGGCGGGCATCTGCTCTTCTATGCGATCGAAGCGGTACGGCGGCGCCCTGTGGCGCCCGAGGCGGTGGAGTGGGCGTATCGCGGCGGGCTGGTGGCGGTGCTGGCGCTGATGCTGCTGGCGACCTTCAACGATCTCGGCAACTACGGCCTGTGGCGACATCTGGCCGGGTTGATCGGGTGA
- a CDS encoding 1-deoxy-D-xylulose-5-phosphate reductoisomerase, producing MKTVNILGATGSVGTSTLDLVERAPEAFRVRALTANCDVAGLAAAAIRTNAELAVVADESCLDALRTALAGTGVASAGGAQAVCEAAANGADLTMGAIVGCAGLRPTLAAIEQGGTVVLANKEPLVSAGAIITAAAARHGATLLPADSEHNAIFQCLDLAQVDRVRRIILTASGGPFRDWSLEDMASVTPAQAVAHPNWSMGAKISVDSATMMNKGLELIEAAALFPIDADRIEIVIHRQSVIHSLVDYVDGSMLAQLGPSDMRVPIAHCLAWPERMATPMAPLDLVKIGRLDFEAPDEMRFRSLALARAAVNAGGARPAILNAANEVAVAAFLKGAIGFLEIAAIVDDTLQRYDPAAPETLDAVLHVDAEARQLAGERVKDCVA from the coding sequence ATGAAGACGGTCAACATTCTCGGCGCGACCGGATCGGTCGGCACGTCGACGCTCGACCTCGTCGAGCGCGCGCCGGAGGCGTTTCGCGTACGCGCGCTGACTGCCAATTGCGACGTCGCCGGACTGGCGGCGGCAGCGATCCGCACCAACGCCGAACTGGCGGTGGTGGCGGACGAATCATGCCTGGATGCGCTGCGTACCGCGCTCGCGGGCACGGGCGTCGCCAGCGCTGGTGGCGCGCAGGCGGTGTGCGAGGCGGCGGCGAACGGCGCGGACTTGACGATGGGGGCGATCGTCGGTTGCGCCGGCTTGCGCCCGACGCTGGCGGCGATCGAGCAGGGCGGGACGGTGGTGCTCGCCAACAAGGAGCCGCTGGTGTCGGCGGGGGCGATCATCACCGCAGCGGCGGCGCGGCACGGTGCGACGCTGCTGCCGGCGGACAGCGAGCATAATGCGATCTTTCAGTGCCTCGACCTCGCGCAGGTCGATCGCGTGCGGCGGATCATCCTGACCGCAAGCGGCGGGCCGTTCCGTGACTGGTCGCTGGAGGACATGGCGTCCGTGACGCCTGCGCAGGCGGTGGCGCATCCGAACTGGTCGATGGGCGCGAAGATCTCGGTCGACAGCGCGACGATGATGAACAAGGGGCTGGAGTTGATCGAGGCGGCGGCGCTGTTCCCGATCGACGCCGACCGGATCGAGATCGTCATCCATCGGCAATCGGTGATTCACAGCCTGGTCGATTATGTCGACGGCTCGATGCTCGCACAATTGGGACCCAGCGATATGCGTGTGCCGATCGCACATTGCCTTGCCTGGCCGGAACGAATGGCGACGCCCATGGCGCCGCTCGACCTCGTGAAGATTGGCAGGCTCGACTTCGAAGCCCCTGACGAAATGCGCTTTCGCTCGCTGGCGCTGGCGCGGGCGGCGGTCAATGCCGGGGGCGCACGACCAGCGATCCTGAACGCCGCCAATGAAGTGGCGGTTGCCGCTTTCCTGAAAGGCGCGATCGGCTTTCTTGAAATCGCCGCAATCGTCGACGATACGTTGCAGCGCTACGACCCGGCCGCGCCGGAAACGCTCGACGCGGTGCTCCACGTCGACGCGGAAGCGCGACAGTTGGCGGGCGAGCGCGTGAAGGATTGCGTGGCTTGA
- the fabZ gene encoding 3-hydroxyacyl-ACP dehydratase FabZ, with protein sequence MSEAPTDTTGGPIGPLDIVAVMAALPHRYPMLLVDRVEEIVRDRSIRAIKAVTINEGFFQGHFPGRPIMPGVLIIEALAQAAGVLAVESLGLAGSGKLVYFMAIEGAKFRKPVEPGVLLSLEVEFVQKRSSVCKFAGVAKINGQVAAEANFTAMIADPPKRA encoded by the coding sequence GTGAGCGAGGCGCCGACCGACACGACGGGCGGACCGATCGGTCCGCTCGACATCGTGGCCGTGATGGCGGCGCTGCCGCACCGTTACCCGATGCTGTTGGTCGACCGGGTCGAGGAGATCGTTCGCGATCGCTCGATCCGTGCGATCAAGGCCGTGACGATCAACGAAGGCTTCTTCCAGGGGCATTTCCCCGGACGTCCGATCATGCCCGGCGTGTTGATCATCGAGGCGCTGGCGCAGGCCGCGGGCGTGCTCGCGGTCGAAAGCCTCGGTCTCGCCGGATCGGGGAAGCTGGTCTATTTCATGGCCATCGAGGGTGCGAAGTTCCGCAAGCCCGTCGAGCCCGGCGTGCTTCTGTCGCTGGAAGTCGAGTTCGTCCAGAAGCGTTCGTCGGTGTGCAAGTTCGCCGGTGTCGCGAAGATCAACGGCCAGGTCGCGGCGGAAGCGAATTTCACCGCGATGATCGCGGATCCGCCCAAGCGCGCGTAG
- a CDS encoding PilZ domain-containing protein translates to MFAAEYTPAVRPFRRSKRARLELETPAEQSGMARTLCKVVDLSEHGCRLLTFSSMDRNQPIWLNLPGLGMIAAMVVWADDLVAGCVFASPLSADAFNALVSRHGLFH, encoded by the coding sequence ATGTTCGCAGCCGAATATACCCCCGCCGTCCGCCCCTTCCGCCGCAGCAAGCGTGCGCGACTGGAGCTTGAAACACCTGCAGAGCAGAGCGGCATGGCCCGCACGCTGTGCAAGGTCGTCGACCTTTCCGAACATGGCTGTCGGCTGCTCACCTTTTCGAGCATGGACCGCAACCAGCCGATCTGGCTCAACCTGCCCGGACTCGGCATGATCGCCGCTATGGTGGTGTGGGCGGACGATCTCGTCGCGGGGTGCGTCTTCGCCTCGCCGCTATCGGCAGATGCCTTCAACGCCCTGGTGAGCCGCCACGGGCTGTTTCACTAA
- a CDS encoding OmpH family outer membrane protein: MTNFKHLLLATALVTPGAFTAATASAQVAGIAVGDPEAAVANSKAWATARTQIQTTYKAQLDQANTRRQAITTELQPLVAAYQKAAAAPGATEASLRTQAQAIQTREQTANAELQRLTAPASRAQAYAIEQISAKLPDAVNGAVRAKNVSLLLRPNAALFAQPTTDITSAITAELDRLVPTVGITPPANWQPGQQGDAAGAAAAPAATAPAATTRAPTGR, encoded by the coding sequence ATGACCAACTTCAAGCACCTCCTGCTCGCCACCGCGCTCGTGACGCCGGGTGCGTTCACCGCCGCTACCGCCAGCGCACAGGTTGCCGGCATCGCCGTCGGTGATCCCGAGGCAGCCGTGGCCAATTCGAAGGCTTGGGCGACCGCGCGCACGCAGATCCAGACGACCTACAAGGCGCAGCTCGATCAGGCGAACACGCGTCGTCAGGCGATCACGACCGAGCTGCAGCCGCTCGTCGCTGCGTACCAGAAGGCGGCCGCCGCCCCCGGTGCGACCGAGGCGTCGCTGCGTACGCAGGCCCAGGCGATCCAAACCCGCGAGCAGACCGCCAATGCCGAACTGCAGCGGCTGACGGCGCCGGCGAGCCGTGCGCAGGCCTATGCGATCGAGCAGATCTCGGCCAAGCTGCCCGACGCGGTGAACGGCGCGGTGCGTGCCAAGAACGTCAGCTTGCTATTGCGCCCGAACGCGGCGCTGTTCGCGCAGCCCACCACCGACATCACCTCGGCGATCACCGCCGAGCTGGATCGTCTGGTCCCGACCGTCGGGATCACCCCGCCCGCCAATTGGCAGCCGGGCCAGCAGGGTGACGCAGCCGGCGCAGCAGCCGCCCCGGCAGCGACCGCTCCGGCGGCGACCACCCGCGCACCCACCGGCCGGTGA
- a CDS encoding MFS transporter, with protein MTDQQPAPLRAGGNIRWVICALLFFATTINYIDRQVIGILKPTLQSVLGWSEIDYGTIVFWFQAAYAIGLLACGPIIDKVGSKLGYAAAITLWSVAAMFHALVRSPGGFAMARFALGLGEAANFPAAIKSVAEWFPKKERALAAGILNAGANVGAIATPIVVPMIALSYGWQAAFIITGALGFIWLAAWLLFYRAPAHHPRVSAQELAYIAADQDNDAGTAPIPWSQLFRRRATWAFVIAKFLTDPVWYLFLFWLPDFFAKRHGLDLKTFGPPLIAVYLLADVGSIGGGWLSSALIKRGFSVNAGRKLALLVSAILVTPIVFASSVSSLTAAVAIIGLAAAAHQGWSSNLYTMVSDTFPRTSIASVMGIGGAAGAIGGMIMAKYVGQVLETVGTYVPVFLWAGSAYLIALLLVHLLVPRLDNKASR; from the coding sequence ATGACCGATCAACAACCTGCGCCGCTCAGGGCCGGTGGCAACATTCGCTGGGTGATCTGCGCCTTGCTGTTCTTTGCCACCACGATCAATTATATCGATCGGCAGGTCATCGGCATCCTCAAGCCGACACTCCAGTCGGTGCTTGGCTGGTCCGAGATCGATTACGGCACGATCGTCTTCTGGTTCCAGGCCGCCTATGCGATCGGGCTGCTGGCGTGCGGCCCGATCATCGACAAGGTCGGCTCCAAGCTCGGCTATGCTGCCGCCATCACCTTGTGGAGCGTCGCGGCGATGTTCCACGCGCTGGTGCGCAGCCCCGGCGGGTTCGCGATGGCGCGCTTCGCATTGGGGCTGGGCGAAGCGGCCAACTTCCCGGCCGCAATCAAGTCGGTCGCCGAATGGTTTCCGAAGAAGGAGCGCGCGCTGGCCGCGGGCATCCTCAACGCCGGCGCCAATGTCGGCGCGATCGCGACGCCGATCGTCGTGCCGATGATCGCGCTCAGCTACGGCTGGCAGGCGGCCTTCATCATCACCGGCGCGCTCGGCTTCATATGGCTGGCGGCGTGGCTGCTCTTCTATCGTGCGCCCGCGCATCATCCACGGGTCAGCGCGCAGGAACTGGCCTATATCGCAGCCGATCAGGACAATGACGCGGGCACTGCCCCGATCCCCTGGAGCCAGTTGTTCCGCCGCCGCGCGACCTGGGCGTTCGTTATCGCAAAATTCCTCACCGATCCGGTCTGGTACCTTTTCCTCTTCTGGTTGCCCGATTTCTTCGCGAAGCGGCACGGGCTGGATCTCAAGACGTTCGGCCCGCCGCTGATCGCCGTCTATCTGCTCGCGGACGTCGGAAGCATCGGCGGCGGCTGGCTGTCGTCGGCACTCATCAAGCGCGGCTTCAGCGTCAATGCCGGCCGCAAGCTCGCCTTGCTCGTGTCCGCCATCCTCGTGACGCCGATCGTCTTCGCCAGCAGCGTGTCCAGCCTCACCGCCGCAGTGGCGATCATCGGACTGGCGGCTGCCGCGCATCAGGGCTGGTCGTCGAACCTCTACACGATGGTGTCGGACACCTTCCCGCGCACCTCGATCGCTTCGGTGATGGGGATCGGCGGCGCTGCCGGCGCCATCGGCGGGATGATCATGGCCAAATATGTCGGGCAGGTGCTGGAAACGGTCGGCACCTATGTCCCAGTGTTCCTGTGGGCCGGCAGCGCCTATCTGATCGCGCTGCTCCTCGTCCACCTGCTCGTGCCGCGCCTCGACAACAAGGCGAGCCGCTGA
- the glpK gene encoding glycerol kinase GlpK: protein MAGPQHILAIDQGTTSTRAIVFDVSTAPVSTAQREFAQHYPQPGWVEHDPEDIWRDTLATAREAVAESGVGATGIAGIGITNQRETVVVWDRASGKAIHNAIVWQDRRTAELCARLKEAGHERSVRAKTGLLLDPYFSATKLAWILDHVEGARERAEKGELAFGTIDSFLLWRLTGGAVHATDITNASRTLLYDIHAQRWDEALCALFDVPMALLPEVHDNSHIFGHTAEGLFDVAIPIAGVAGDQQAALFGQACFATGMVKSTYGTGCFMLLNTGEEAVASEHRLLTTPAYRLNGKVIYALEGSIFIAGAAVKWLRDGIGVITHARDTDDMATQVPDSHGVYMVPAFVGLGAPHWDPDARGAIFGLTLGSTQAHLARAALEAVGYQTMDLADAMVADGGDPPATIRVDGGMAANDWLCQFLADMLQVPVERPRHLETTALGAAFHAGLATGVWKDLDALAATWARGACFEPKMTEEARGALAAGWHKALGKTLTAQG from the coding sequence GTGGCGGGTCCGCAGCATATTCTGGCGATCGATCAGGGGACCACCTCGACGCGGGCGATCGTCTTCGACGTGAGCACGGCCCCGGTGTCGACGGCGCAGCGCGAGTTCGCGCAACATTATCCGCAGCCCGGCTGGGTCGAGCACGACCCCGAGGACATCTGGCGCGACACACTGGCGACCGCTCGCGAAGCAGTGGCGGAAAGCGGCGTGGGCGCGACCGGTATCGCTGGGATCGGGATCACCAACCAGCGCGAGACGGTGGTGGTCTGGGACCGCGCGAGCGGTAAAGCGATCCACAACGCGATCGTCTGGCAGGATCGTCGCACCGCCGAACTGTGCGCGCGGCTCAAGGAAGCGGGGCACGAGCGCAGCGTGCGCGCGAAGACCGGGCTGCTGCTCGACCCCTATTTCTCGGCGACCAAGCTGGCGTGGATCCTCGACCATGTCGAGGGCGCGCGCGAGCGGGCGGAGAAGGGCGAACTGGCCTTCGGGACGATCGACAGCTTCCTGCTGTGGCGGCTGACCGGCGGCGCGGTCCACGCGACCGACATCACCAACGCCAGCCGCACGTTGCTCTACGATATCCATGCGCAGCGCTGGGACGAGGCGCTGTGCGCGTTGTTCGACGTGCCGATGGCGTTGCTGCCGGAGGTGCACGACAACAGCCATATCTTCGGCCACACCGCCGAGGGATTGTTCGACGTAGCGATCCCGATCGCGGGCGTGGCGGGCGATCAGCAGGCGGCGCTGTTCGGCCAGGCGTGTTTCGCCACGGGCATGGTCAAATCGACCTATGGCACCGGTTGCTTCATGCTGCTCAACACGGGCGAGGAAGCGGTGGCATCCGAGCATCGACTGCTGACCACGCCCGCCTATCGGCTGAATGGCAAGGTCATCTACGCGCTGGAAGGATCGATCTTCATCGCGGGGGCGGCGGTGAAGTGGCTGCGGGACGGGATCGGGGTCATCACCCATGCGCGGGACACCGACGACATGGCGACGCAGGTGCCCGACAGCCACGGCGTCTATATGGTGCCGGCATTCGTTGGCCTCGGTGCACCACATTGGGACCCGGACGCGCGCGGCGCGATCTTCGGGCTGACGCTGGGGTCGACGCAGGCGCATCTGGCGCGCGCCGCGCTGGAAGCGGTGGGATATCAGACCATGGATCTGGCCGACGCGATGGTCGCGGACGGTGGCGACCCTCCGGCGACGATCCGCGTCGATGGCGGGATGGCGGCCAACGACTGGCTCTGCCAGTTCCTCGCCGACATGTTGCAGGTGCCGGTCGAGCGGCCTCGACATCTCGAGACGACCGCCTTGGGCGCGGCCTTCCATGCCGGGCTGGCCACGGGGGTGTGGAAGGATCTTGATGCGCTGGCGGCGACCTGGGCGCGCGGGGCGTGCTTCGAACCCAAGATGACGGAAGAGGCGCGGGGCGCGCTGGCTGCCGGGTGGCACAAGGCGCTGGGTAAGACGCTGACTGCGCAGGGGTAA
- a CDS encoding MIP/aquaporin family protein, with protein MTGQHGFRGELIAEALAVAIIITLGDSAAAMLILYDPSPYATAYWGVCIAWGLAVTLAIYVTGAVSGTHANPAVTLALAIFRDFPKRKVLPYVAAQVVGAMIGAALVYQLFGPVIEAFNSAHGLTRAGGGAAGVFFTAPGAHITPVHAFWDEVVLTAILLLGIFAITDEFNTQAPMANASALIIGLLVACIGASAGYLEGWPINPARDFGPRLFCWLMGWGDSALPGPDNYWWVPIAGPLVGGVTGAAIYQYLVRPYLPPHARA; from the coding sequence GTGACGGGGCAGCATGGCTTCAGAGGCGAGCTGATCGCCGAGGCGCTGGCGGTGGCGATCATCATCACGCTGGGCGACTCCGCGGCGGCGATGCTGATCCTCTACGATCCCAGCCCCTATGCGACCGCTTATTGGGGCGTCTGCATCGCCTGGGGGCTGGCGGTGACGCTGGCGATCTATGTGACGGGGGCGGTCTCGGGCACGCACGCCAACCCGGCGGTGACGCTGGCGCTCGCGATCTTCCGGGACTTTCCCAAGCGCAAGGTGCTGCCCTATGTCGCGGCGCAGGTGGTCGGCGCGATGATCGGCGCGGCGCTGGTCTATCAATTGTTCGGGCCGGTGATCGAGGCGTTCAACAGCGCGCACGGCCTCACCCGCGCCGGGGGAGGCGCGGCGGGCGTGTTCTTCACCGCGCCGGGTGCGCATATCACGCCGGTCCATGCCTTTTGGGACGAGGTGGTGCTGACCGCGATCCTGCTGCTCGGCATCTTCGCGATCACTGACGAGTTCAACACGCAGGCGCCGATGGCGAATGCCAGCGCGCTCATCATCGGCCTGCTGGTGGCGTGCATCGGGGCGTCGGCGGGGTATTTGGAGGGCTGGCCGATCAACCCGGCGCGCGACTTCGGTCCACGCCTGTTCTGTTGGCTGATGGGGTGGGGCGACTCCGCGCTGCCCGGGCCCGATAATTACTGGTGGGTGCCAATCGCGGGACCGTTGGTCGGCGGCGTAACCGGCGCGGCGATCTATCAATATCTGGTGCGGCCTTATCTGCCGCCGCACGCACGCGCTTGA